The following is a genomic window from Sulfuricella sp..
CAGCAGTTCGATGCGCGCTTCCCGCGGCATGCGCTTGGCGTACTCGGCAAACGCCTCGCTGACCCAGCCCGGCATTTTGTTGCCGACAGCGAGTATCCATAATTTCATGCGGCTTCGCGGTACAGGACGGTCAACCCAGGGATCGTGGCGAAGCGCTGTTTCATGATCCGGTGCGTTGTTTCACGTTAAACAGCGGTTTTCGGACCATGGCGCCGTCCTTCGCCCCACAACTGCTCAAGGCTGTAGTGTTCGCGCGTGCTGGGTTGCATGATGTGAACCACGACCTGACCCAGGTCCACCAACACCCACTCACCGCTGTCCTCGCCTTCCACGCCCAGCACCACCGCACCCAGCTCCTTGAGCTTTTCCTGCACGTGACCGGCCAGTGCTCGCGTCTGGCGGTTGGAATCACCGGTGGCGACAATCATGTAGTCCGTCATGCTGGTCAGATGAGAAACTTTGAGTACAGCGATATCTTTTGCCTTGATGTCTTCCAGCGCCGAAATGACGGCTTGTTTCATTGCTTCCGGTTCCATATTTTCCTTAACGGTAGAGTTGATGCGTCTGAATATAATCGAGAACACTTTCCGGGAGCAAATAGCGCGGGCTGCGTCCGGCCATGATTCCGGCACGAATGGCGGTGGCCGCAATAGCCAGGGGCGTAATCGGCCAACTCATGACCCGGCCACCCGGCAGATCCTGCAAATCGGCAGGATCTGCGCTCATGCGCCGCTCAAGTTCCTCGCGCAGCT
Proteins encoded in this region:
- the rsfS gene encoding ribosome silencing factor, whose translation is MEPEAMKQAVISALEDIKAKDIAVLKVSHLTSMTDYMIVATGDSNRQTRALAGHVQEKLKELGAVVLGVEGEDSGEWVLVDLGQVVVHIMQPSTREHYSLEQLWGEGRRHGPKTAV